One window of the Triticum dicoccoides isolate Atlit2015 ecotype Zavitan chromosome 3B, WEW_v2.0, whole genome shotgun sequence genome contains the following:
- the LOC119279965 gene encoding amino acid transporter AVT1I-like codes for MDTRSSTNIEPPPSSVKTSFLKTCFNGINALSGIGLLSIPYALAQGGWLSLIVFLTIAVICFYTGLLLQRCMDSSSLVHTYPDIGAHAFGRKGRFIVAAFMYVELYLVAIDFLILEGDNLHKLFPAVSFRLGTLHIGGQQAFVLAATLAVLPTTWFRNLNLLAYVAAGGALASVILIAAVLWVGVLDGVGFHERGRLVHWAGLPSTMSLYSFCFSGHAVFPMLYTGMKDRKRLPMSIYKCPNPTPIFFITYAGYGFMGVIGYLMYGDSLMSQITLNLPSSSVAAKVAIYSTLVNPLTKYALMLAPVAEATESALGVSNSAVLGALVRTGLVVGTTVVAQAVPFFADVVGLTGALFGCTTTMLLPCLCYLSVRSKIGGVIKTGLETAACLAILAVGAVIVGFGTYSSVKQIHQRLR; via the exons ATGGACACGAGGAGCAGTACCAACATCGAACCGCCTCCGTCGTCCGTCAAGACAAGCTTCCTCAAGACTTGCTTCAATGGAATCAACGCACTGTCAG GGATCGGGCTGCTGTCGATTCCCTACGCACTTGCCCAGGGCGGCTGGCTAAGTCTGATCGTCTTCCTCACCATCGCCGTCATCTGCTTCTACACGGGGCTTCTCCTGCAGAGGTGCATGGACTCCAGCTCGCTCGTCCACACCTACCCGGACATCGGAGCCCACGCCTTCGGCCGGAAAGGCCGCTTCATCGTCGCCGCCTTCATGTACGTCGAGCTCTACCTCGTCGCCATCGACTTCCTCATCTTGGAAGGGGACAACCTGCACAAGCTGTTTCCGGCGGTGAGCTTCCGGCTGGGCACGCTCCACATCGGAGGCCAGCAGGCGTTCGTGCTGGCCGCCACGCTGGCCGTGCTGCCGACCACGTGGTTCCGCAACCTCAACTTGCTGGCGTACGTCGCCGCCGGCGGTGCACTCGCGTCAGTCATCCTCATTGCCGCTGTCCTGTGGGTCGGGGTGTTGGACGGCGTCGGGTTCCACGAGAGGGGCAGGCTGGTGCACTGGGCCGGCTTGCCTAGCACCATGAGCTTGTACTCGTTTTGCTTCAGTGGACATGCTGTGTTTCCGATGCTATACACGGGGATGAAAGACAGGAAAAGACTCCCCATG TCTATATACAAATGTCCCAACCCAACGCCTATCTTTTTCATTACGTACGCAGGCTACGGATTCATGGGCGTCATTGGGTACCTGATGTACGGCGACTCTCTGATGTCGCAGATAACCCTCAACCTGCCGTCTTCTAGCGTGGCCGCCAAGGTGGCGATATACTCGACACTGGTGAACCCACTGACCAAGTACGCTTTGATGTTGGCCCCCGTCGCCGAGGCCACCGAGAGCGCGCTCGGCGTCAGCAATAGCGCGGTGCTTGGTGCTCTCGTCAGGACGGGGCTCGTCGTTGGAACCACCGTCGTAGCACAGGCTGTTCCCTTCTTCGCCGACGTTGTGGGCCTAACAGGCGCGCTCTTTGGCTGCACGACGACGATGCTGCTGCCGTGCCTGTGCTACCTCAGTGTCCGCTCCAAGATCGGGGGCGTCATCAAGACGGGGCTGGAGACGGCAGCTTGCCTGGCCATCCTTGCGGTTGGCGCCGTGATTGTTGGCTTCGGAACTTACAGCTCTGTGAAGCAGATACATCAGAGGTTGCGGTGA